The Cervus elaphus chromosome 22, mCerEla1.1, whole genome shotgun sequence genome has a window encoding:
- the CD27 gene encoding CD27 antigen isoform X4, producing the protein MARPLPFWLWVLGTLAGLSATPGPKSCPEKHYWTQEGWCCQTCEPGTFLVKDCEQPGKAAQCNPCTPGVSFTPDHHSRPHCESCRHCNSGLLIRNCTLTANSECACPEGQQCRDKDCMECDGPAQAPGPHPKPSHSPYAEEIPEARTDRHTQTLANSRWLPAPTLSTHWSPQRSLCSVNCIRIFVLLSGMFLAFTIVGALFLHQQRKLRGSPVAPAEPCPYTCPSEEEGSAIPIQEDYRKPEPTSYF; encoded by the exons ATGGCCCGGCCACTTCCCTTCTGGCTGTGGGTTCTAGGGACCCTGGCGGGACTCTCAGCAACCCCAGGCCCCAAGAGCTGTCCGGAGAAGCACTACTGGACTCAAGAAGGATGGTGTTGCCAGACGTGTGAACCAG GAACGTTCCTGGTCAAAGACTGCGAGCAGCCTGGAAAAGCAGCTCAATGCAATCCGTGTACACCGGGGGTCTCCTTCACGCCGGACCATCACAGCCGGCCCCACTGTGAGAGCTGCCGGCACTGTAACTCTG GTCTTCTCATTCGAAACTGCACCCTCACGGCTAACTCGGAGTGTGCCTGTCCCGAGGGCCAGCAGTGCAGGGACAAGGACTGTATGGAGTGTGATGGTccagcccaggccccaggcccacaCCCAAAACCCTCCCACTCACCTTATGCTGAAG AGATCCCAGAGGCCAGGACAGATCGGCACACTCAGACTCTGGCCAACTCCAGGTGGTTGCCGGCCCCAACCCTCTCGACCCACTGGTCAC CCCAAAGGTCCCTGTGCAGCGTGAACTGCATCCGCATCTTTGTGCTCCTCTCTGGAATGTTTCTTGCTTTCACCATAGTCGGAGCCCTGTTCCTCCATCAACAAAGAAAATTAA GAGGAAGTCCAGTGGCACCCGCAGAGCCTTGTCCTTACACCTGTCCCAGCGAGGAAGAGGGCAGTGCCATCCCCATTCAGGAGGATTACCGAAAACCAGAGCCTACTTCCTACTTCTGA
- the CD27 gene encoding CD27 antigen isoform X5 — MARPLPFWLWVLGTLAGLSATPGPKSCPEKHYWTQEGWCCQTCEPGTFLVKDCEQPGKAAQCNPCTPGVSFTPDHHSRPHCESCRHCNSGLLIRNCTLTANSECACPEGQQCRDKDCMECDGPAQAPGPHPKPSHSPYAEEIPEARTDRHTQTLANSRWLPAPTLSTHWSHAGGSPVAPAEPCPYTCPSEEEGSAIPIQEDYRKPEPTSYF, encoded by the exons ATGGCCCGGCCACTTCCCTTCTGGCTGTGGGTTCTAGGGACCCTGGCGGGACTCTCAGCAACCCCAGGCCCCAAGAGCTGTCCGGAGAAGCACTACTGGACTCAAGAAGGATGGTGTTGCCAGACGTGTGAACCAG GAACGTTCCTGGTCAAAGACTGCGAGCAGCCTGGAAAAGCAGCTCAATGCAATCCGTGTACACCGGGGGTCTCCTTCACGCCGGACCATCACAGCCGGCCCCACTGTGAGAGCTGCCGGCACTGTAACTCTG GTCTTCTCATTCGAAACTGCACCCTCACGGCTAACTCGGAGTGTGCCTGTCCCGAGGGCCAGCAGTGCAGGGACAAGGACTGTATGGAGTGTGATGGTccagcccaggccccaggcccacaCCCAAAACCCTCCCACTCACCTTATGCTGAAG AGATCCCAGAGGCCAGGACAGATCGGCACACTCAGACTCTGGCCAACTCCAGGTGGTTGCCGGCCCCAACCCTCTCGACCCACTGGTCAC ATGCAGGAGGAAGTCCAGTGGCACCCGCAGAGCCTTGTCCTTACACCTGTCCCAGCGAGGAAGAGGGCAGTGCCATCCCCATTCAGGAGGATTACCGAAAACCAGAGCCTACTTCCTACTTCTGA
- the CD27 gene encoding CD27 antigen isoform X6, translating to MARPLPFWLWVLGTLAGLSATPGPKSCPEKHYWTQEGWCCQTCEPGTFLVKDCEQPGKAAQCNPCTPGVSFTPDHHSRPHCESCRHCNSGLLIRNCTLTANSECACPEGQQCRDKDCMECDGPAQAPGPHPKPSHSPYAEEIPEARTDRHTQTLANSRWLPAPTLSTHWSRGSPVAPAEPCPYTCPSEEEGSAIPIQEDYRKPEPTSYF from the exons ATGGCCCGGCCACTTCCCTTCTGGCTGTGGGTTCTAGGGACCCTGGCGGGACTCTCAGCAACCCCAGGCCCCAAGAGCTGTCCGGAGAAGCACTACTGGACTCAAGAAGGATGGTGTTGCCAGACGTGTGAACCAG GAACGTTCCTGGTCAAAGACTGCGAGCAGCCTGGAAAAGCAGCTCAATGCAATCCGTGTACACCGGGGGTCTCCTTCACGCCGGACCATCACAGCCGGCCCCACTGTGAGAGCTGCCGGCACTGTAACTCTG GTCTTCTCATTCGAAACTGCACCCTCACGGCTAACTCGGAGTGTGCCTGTCCCGAGGGCCAGCAGTGCAGGGACAAGGACTGTATGGAGTGTGATGGTccagcccaggccccaggcccacaCCCAAAACCCTCCCACTCACCTTATGCTGAAG AGATCCCAGAGGCCAGGACAGATCGGCACACTCAGACTCTGGCCAACTCCAGGTGGTTGCCGGCCCCAACCCTCTCGACCCACTGGTCAC GAGGAAGTCCAGTGGCACCCGCAGAGCCTTGTCCTTACACCTGTCCCAGCGAGGAAGAGGGCAGTGCCATCCCCATTCAGGAGGATTACCGAAAACCAGAGCCTACTTCCTACTTCTGA
- the CD27 gene encoding CD27 antigen isoform X1 — MARPLPFWLWVLGTLAGLSATPGPKSCPEKHYWTQEGWCCQTCEPGTFLVKDCEQPGKAAQCNPCTPGVSFTPDHHSRPHCESCRHCNSGLLIRNCTLTANSECACPEGQQCRDKDCMECDGPAQAPGPHPKPSHSPYAEEIPEARTDRHTQTLANSRWLPAPTLSTHWSPQRSLCSVNCIRIFVLLSGMFLAFTIVGALFLHQQRKLSKRLNAGGSPVAPAEPCPYTCPSEEEGSAIPIQEDYRKPEPTSYF, encoded by the exons ATGGCCCGGCCACTTCCCTTCTGGCTGTGGGTTCTAGGGACCCTGGCGGGACTCTCAGCAACCCCAGGCCCCAAGAGCTGTCCGGAGAAGCACTACTGGACTCAAGAAGGATGGTGTTGCCAGACGTGTGAACCAG GAACGTTCCTGGTCAAAGACTGCGAGCAGCCTGGAAAAGCAGCTCAATGCAATCCGTGTACACCGGGGGTCTCCTTCACGCCGGACCATCACAGCCGGCCCCACTGTGAGAGCTGCCGGCACTGTAACTCTG GTCTTCTCATTCGAAACTGCACCCTCACGGCTAACTCGGAGTGTGCCTGTCCCGAGGGCCAGCAGTGCAGGGACAAGGACTGTATGGAGTGTGATGGTccagcccaggccccaggcccacaCCCAAAACCCTCCCACTCACCTTATGCTGAAG AGATCCCAGAGGCCAGGACAGATCGGCACACTCAGACTCTGGCCAACTCCAGGTGGTTGCCGGCCCCAACCCTCTCGACCCACTGGTCAC CCCAAAGGTCCCTGTGCAGCGTGAACTGCATCCGCATCTTTGTGCTCCTCTCTGGAATGTTTCTTGCTTTCACCATAGTCGGAGCCCTGTTCCTCCATCAACAAAGAAAATTAAGTAAGAGATTAA ATGCAGGAGGAAGTCCAGTGGCACCCGCAGAGCCTTGTCCTTACACCTGTCCCAGCGAGGAAGAGGGCAGTGCCATCCCCATTCAGGAGGATTACCGAAAACCAGAGCCTACTTCCTACTTCTGA
- the CD27 gene encoding CD27 antigen isoform X3 translates to MARPLPFWLWVLGTLAGLSATPGPKSCPEKHYWTQEGWCCQTCEPGTFLVKDCEQPGKAAQCNPCTPGVSFTPDHHSRPHCESCRHCNSGLLIRNCTLTANSECACPEGQQCRDKDCMECDGPAQAPGPHPKPSHSPYAEEIPEARTDRHTQTLANSRWLPAPTLSTHWSPQRSLCSVNCIRIFVLLSGMFLAFTIVGALFLHQQRKLNAGGSPVAPAEPCPYTCPSEEEGSAIPIQEDYRKPEPTSYF, encoded by the exons ATGGCCCGGCCACTTCCCTTCTGGCTGTGGGTTCTAGGGACCCTGGCGGGACTCTCAGCAACCCCAGGCCCCAAGAGCTGTCCGGAGAAGCACTACTGGACTCAAGAAGGATGGTGTTGCCAGACGTGTGAACCAG GAACGTTCCTGGTCAAAGACTGCGAGCAGCCTGGAAAAGCAGCTCAATGCAATCCGTGTACACCGGGGGTCTCCTTCACGCCGGACCATCACAGCCGGCCCCACTGTGAGAGCTGCCGGCACTGTAACTCTG GTCTTCTCATTCGAAACTGCACCCTCACGGCTAACTCGGAGTGTGCCTGTCCCGAGGGCCAGCAGTGCAGGGACAAGGACTGTATGGAGTGTGATGGTccagcccaggccccaggcccacaCCCAAAACCCTCCCACTCACCTTATGCTGAAG AGATCCCAGAGGCCAGGACAGATCGGCACACTCAGACTCTGGCCAACTCCAGGTGGTTGCCGGCCCCAACCCTCTCGACCCACTGGTCAC CCCAAAGGTCCCTGTGCAGCGTGAACTGCATCCGCATCTTTGTGCTCCTCTCTGGAATGTTTCTTGCTTTCACCATAGTCGGAGCCCTGTTCCTCCATCAACAAAGAAAATTAA ATGCAGGAGGAAGTCCAGTGGCACCCGCAGAGCCTTGTCCTTACACCTGTCCCAGCGAGGAAGAGGGCAGTGCCATCCCCATTCAGGAGGATTACCGAAAACCAGAGCCTACTTCCTACTTCTGA
- the CD27 gene encoding CD27 antigen isoform X2: MARPLPFWLWVLGTLAGLSATPGPKSCPEKHYWTQEGWCCQTCEPGTFLVKDCEQPGKAAQCNPCTPGVSFTPDHHSRPHCESCRHCNSGLLIRNCTLTANSECACPEGQQCRDKDCMECDGPAQAPGPHPKPSHSPYAEEIPEARTDRHTQTLANSRWLPAPTLSTHWSPQRSLCSVNCIRIFVLLSGMFLAFTIVGALFLHQQRKLSKRLRGSPVAPAEPCPYTCPSEEEGSAIPIQEDYRKPEPTSYF; encoded by the exons ATGGCCCGGCCACTTCCCTTCTGGCTGTGGGTTCTAGGGACCCTGGCGGGACTCTCAGCAACCCCAGGCCCCAAGAGCTGTCCGGAGAAGCACTACTGGACTCAAGAAGGATGGTGTTGCCAGACGTGTGAACCAG GAACGTTCCTGGTCAAAGACTGCGAGCAGCCTGGAAAAGCAGCTCAATGCAATCCGTGTACACCGGGGGTCTCCTTCACGCCGGACCATCACAGCCGGCCCCACTGTGAGAGCTGCCGGCACTGTAACTCTG GTCTTCTCATTCGAAACTGCACCCTCACGGCTAACTCGGAGTGTGCCTGTCCCGAGGGCCAGCAGTGCAGGGACAAGGACTGTATGGAGTGTGATGGTccagcccaggccccaggcccacaCCCAAAACCCTCCCACTCACCTTATGCTGAAG AGATCCCAGAGGCCAGGACAGATCGGCACACTCAGACTCTGGCCAACTCCAGGTGGTTGCCGGCCCCAACCCTCTCGACCCACTGGTCAC CCCAAAGGTCCCTGTGCAGCGTGAACTGCATCCGCATCTTTGTGCTCCTCTCTGGAATGTTTCTTGCTTTCACCATAGTCGGAGCCCTGTTCCTCCATCAACAAAGAAAATTAAGTAAGAGATTAA GAGGAAGTCCAGTGGCACCCGCAGAGCCTTGTCCTTACACCTGTCCCAGCGAGGAAGAGGGCAGTGCCATCCCCATTCAGGAGGATTACCGAAAACCAGAGCCTACTTCCTACTTCTGA